One stretch of Candidatus Baltobacteraceae bacterium DNA includes these proteins:
- a CDS encoding glycosyltransferase, protein MRALVFAHDFPSSENPQAGVFFLRQIHALENIGFKIRVVRVVPHAPPFGGRWSNYRRVPQRYEYEGVQVRTLRAFVPPRNLGCAFVAKQLRPALLREIAEWNADYVHVHTLIPMAAYAIDLPVPVVLTAHGRDTYENPWRRPGLEAAAREALASATAVVCVSDFVRTHVKRLGRDDAFVVYNGADERVFRPRDRRVARERLRLSHTAPVIAFAGNLLRAKGVLDLLEAAKRLGDLKPTLVFAGDGPERIAIEEARTDLQIQLMGIVTQRQIADVFTAADVVVLPSYREGLPATVCEAMASGRAVVATRVGGIPEIVESGRTGKLIEPGDVGALTDALRYLLRDHAERIRMECAAASFASEHLTWRHNAEAYAQIIEGFRKTNTAAMTHCSS, encoded by the coding sequence GTGCGCGCGCTCGTCTTCGCGCACGATTTTCCATCGAGTGAAAATCCGCAGGCAGGCGTGTTTTTCTTGCGGCAAATTCACGCGCTCGAGAACATCGGCTTCAAGATCCGCGTCGTACGTGTCGTCCCGCACGCACCGCCGTTCGGTGGCCGTTGGTCGAATTACCGGCGCGTGCCGCAACGCTACGAGTACGAGGGCGTGCAGGTCCGAACGTTGCGCGCCTTCGTTCCCCCGCGCAATCTCGGCTGTGCCTTCGTCGCGAAACAGCTGCGTCCGGCGCTATTGCGCGAGATCGCAGAGTGGAACGCCGATTACGTGCACGTTCACACGCTCATTCCGATGGCCGCCTACGCGATAGATCTGCCCGTCCCCGTCGTGCTAACGGCGCACGGCCGTGACACCTACGAGAATCCGTGGCGGCGTCCCGGACTTGAAGCGGCCGCACGCGAAGCACTCGCCTCTGCAACGGCAGTCGTCTGCGTCAGCGATTTTGTACGCACGCACGTCAAGCGCCTCGGGCGCGACGATGCGTTCGTCGTTTACAACGGGGCCGACGAACGTGTCTTTAGGCCGCGTGACCGGCGAGTTGCGCGCGAACGCCTCCGACTTTCGCACACGGCGCCCGTCATAGCGTTCGCGGGAAATCTCCTGCGCGCCAAAGGCGTGCTGGATTTGCTCGAGGCGGCGAAGCGGCTAGGCGATCTCAAGCCCACGCTCGTCTTTGCCGGCGACGGCCCCGAGCGAATTGCAATAGAAGAAGCGCGCACCGATCTGCAGATTCAATTGATGGGAATCGTGACGCAGCGGCAAATCGCCGACGTGTTCACCGCCGCCGACGTCGTGGTTCTGCCCAGCTATCGCGAAGGCTTACCGGCGACCGTGTGCGAGGCGATGGCGTCGGGCCGCGCCGTCGTTGCGACGCGCGTCGGCGGAATTCCGGAAATCGTTGAATCCGGAAGAACCGGAAAGCTGATCGAACCGGGCGACGTCGGTGCGCTAACGGATGCGCTACGTTACCTTTTGAGGGATCACGCGGAGCGAATTCGGATGGAATGCGCGGCCGCCTCGTTTGCTTCCGAACATCTGACGTGGCGTCATA